One Bosea sp. 124 genomic window, CTCGGGCCGCTGGTCGCGACCGTCTTCCCGACCCTGTTCGCGATGACGCAGTTCGGTTCCTGGCAGGCGGTGGTCTCCGTCTTCGCCTGCCTGAACCTGATCCAGTTCGTCGTCGGCAGCTATATCGAGCCGCGCGTGGCCGGCAGCGCGCTGTCGATGTCGCCGACGCTGGTGCTGTTCTCGGTGTTCTTCTGGAGCTATCTCTGGGGCGTGTTCGGCGCCTTCATCGGCGTGCCGATCACCATCGCGCTGCTGACGTTCTGCTCCCAGCACCCGTCGAGCCTGTGGGTGGCTGAGCTGTTCGGCTCCCCCTCGCGCGTGCCGCGCCCGGCGAACGACGTGGTCAGGGCGTGAAGGCGTTACTGCGAGATCGAGAATTGCGACGCGACCCCTCCCCCTCGTAGGGAGGGGTTTGAGGGCGGCACGAGCTCGATGCGCTCCGGCGCCAGCAATGCGAGCCCGCCATCGGGCGCCGCACCGAGCCGGTGGATGTAGAACGCGGTCGGCTCGTCATTCGTCGCCTCCATGACCGGGGACGGCGCCGAGACGATCCGGAGCGCGCCGCACCGGCCGATCCAGTCGATATGCCGGTGCCCATGCATCGCCACGAGCCGGCGCGCATGCGGCGCGAGCTGGCGCACGAAGCGGCTGCCATTGATCAGCGCGGTGCCGATCCGCTCCGAAAAGGCCTTGGCCTGCTGCGGATATTCGACCGGGTGGTGATGCAGCGCGATGATCCAGCGTGCCGCCGGATATTGCGACAGCGCCGCCAGCATCGCCCGCAGATCCTCCTCCGCGACGAGGCCGAGCGCGTTGGTGAAGGAGAAATGCGTCTCGGCATTCGAGTTCAGCAGCACGACGCCGAGGCCATCCGGTTCAGCCGGCGGCAGCACCATCGGGAAGACCTCCTCCCAGATCGCCGACAGCCCCAGGGAGAGACGCAGCCCGCCGGAATCGGCGAAGGCCGCGATCGCCCGGCGATGCGGCTCGAGCCGCTCCGACAGGGTCCGGCCGATCGCGCCGGCGTTCTTGTCGACGACGTGGACGCGCCCGCCCTGCACGGCCTCCATGGCCGAGAGCGTCCGCATCTGGCGCAGGCGCTTGCCAGGGCTCGTCGGCAGCTCGAGCCGGGCCGGATTGGCGCGGTCGACGATGTTGACGTCGTGATTGCCCGGCAGGATCAAGGTGCGCGCGGCGAGCTCGGGATGGCGCGCCAGCGCATCGAGGAATTCGGCCCATTCGGCGGAGCGGCCGGCATCGGTCATGTCGCCGGTAACCAGCACCGCATCGAGCGGCTCGGCGGCGTGGATCGCCGCCAGCCGCTCCAGCACGAGGTGGAGCCGCCCGTTGCCACGCGGGCCGGCGCGCCCGCTCTCGATGCGGAAGCCATAGCGCTCGCCGACGACATGGATGTCGGAGAGATGGGCCACACGCCATTGCCGGTCCGAGCTTTGCGCCCCATCGAAGCCCGCGAGATCGCGCGGCTGATCCATGGTGGCGTCGGCGATCCCCCAGACCAGCGAAGCCAGCGCGAGATAGGCGCTCATCACGGAGACCGTATTCGCGAGCGCCGGCACGAGGAGGCGCAGGGGATGCGCGATATCGGCGACTTCGCCGGACCAGCGCGTGGCCGGCCAGACCGCGGCGGCGATCCCGCCCGCGACCAGCGCCGCGCCCAGGCCCGCGGCGAACGCGGTGAGCGCCCGCAGGCGCGCCCGGCTGTCCTCGCTCGCGCCGGCCGGGAGAAAACGCTCCGCCAGATGGCGCAGCCCTTCGCGGGCGAGCACATAGCCCGGCTGGACGGCGAGCGAATTGAGCGACCAGAAGCTGCGCTCGGCGGCACGAAACAGCGGCCTCAATCCGAACCAGCCGAAGGCGGCGACGGCCACCAGGACCAAAAGCGGCCCGATGCCGGCCAGCGCCATGATCCGGCCGGAGACATTGCCAAACCAGGCCGTGACGACGAGCGGCGCAAGCCCGAGCAGGATGCCCGGCACCAGCGCGAGGATCACCCAGGCCAATGCCAGCTTGGGCAGGTTGATCTCACCGAGCAGGGTTCCCGCGATGGCGATGAGCGAATGCGTCTTCGTGCTGCTGGCGTCGTCCTCGGCGTCGCCGTCGCGCGGTTCGATCAGCATCGCGTCGGCGCGCTGCGGCCGGGGGCCGGAAAGCCCGGCCGGGCGGAGGGGCAGCATTGCATCGTGGCCGGCGGCCGGTCAGGAATCATGAACTCGACCCGAAGCGGAGTGGCCGCCGGGAAAATGGGACGGCGGGCACAGAACTGAGACAGGCGGCAGATGACCGCCAAGAACCCGAATGCTACGTTATCATCATCGCTTAGCGCAAGTTGATATCGTTGAAAACAAGCAAGAGATGACGTTTTCGGATGCAACTGGAAAGAACTGATCCTTCCAGATTTAATAATCAACTCCGTTCGTGGCCCTGCTCTGCTTCGCCGCGCCCACGCAGCCAGCGCTGGACCGACGTGCCGACCGGCATCGATTGGGGCGTCCTGCGATGAACGCGCTCCCCGCCCCTCGCCTGCGCCCGTCACCCCCCATTCTTCTGGGTCGCGGCCTGGGCTTCTTCGCCCTCTGGCTCGCCCTGATCGGAACCGCCCCCGCGGACTGGCCGTTCGGCCTCGTCGCGGCTGCGGCCGCAACATGGGCGAGCACGGAGCTCTGGCCGGCAGATGGCGGGCTGTCGTTCTCCGGCCTCGCCCGCTTCGTGCTGCGCTTCCTGCCGCAGGCCGTGATCGCCGGGACCGACATCGCCCGGCGGGCCATGGCGCCGCGTATCACGCTGAAGCCCGGGCTGGTCGGCTACCGGGCAACGCTTCGTCCCGGGCTCGCGCAGGGCGCGATGTGTGCGGTGATGAGCCTCCAGCCGGGAAAACTGCCGGTCTCGTGCCAGGCCAGCGGCGACATGCTGATCCACTGCCTGGACACCGGGGCGCCGGTGACGGCCGAACTCGCGGCCGACGAAGCGGCGTTCCTGCGCATCCTGCAGGGAGGGCGCGACCATGGCTGAAAGCCTGACCGCAACTGCCCTGCTCGTTCTGCTGGCCAGCGCGGCCGGGCTGGTGGCGGTGCTGCGCTCGCGTATCGCGATCGAGAAGATGATGGCGGTGCAATTGCTCGGAACGGGTGGCGCCGCGACGCTGCTCCTGCTCGGCAGCGCCTCGGCGGAGCCGGCGCTGGCCGATGTCGCTCTTCTGCTCGTGCTGCTTTCCGCCTTCTCCTGCGCGGCTTTCACGCTCGGCGAGAACGAGCCGTCCGAGGTGCCGACGGAGCCGGACGAGCCGTCATGATCTCGTTTGCGGACGGATTCACGCTGGTCTTCGTGGCGGCTGGAGCGCTCCTGTTCCTGGCGGGGACGCTCGGGCTGCTGCGCTTCCCTGATACGCTGAGCCGGCTGCATGCGCTCAGCAAAGCCGACAATCTCGGCCTCGGACTGATCGTGATCGGCCTGCTGCCGCAGGCGCAGAGCGTGGCGGGCGGTGTGAAACTCGTCTGCATCTGGCTTCTGGCGCAGTTGTCCGCCGCGACCGCCAGCCAGTTGATCGCGGGCATCGCCGCGCGCCGGAAGCCGGAGGCATGAGCCTCGTCTTCGACCTCGCGCTGGCCGCAGGGCTGATCGCGCTTTCGCTTCACATCGTCCTGAGCCGCGACGGCCGGGGGGCGATCGTCGCCTTCATCGCCTTCGGACTGCTGCTCGGCATCGGCTGGGCCAGGCTGGCTGCGGTCGATGTCGCGCTGACGGAAGCTGCCATCGGCGGCGGGTTGACCGGCATGCTGCTGCTGAAGGCGCATGCCCATATCGCCGGCCGGGCCTCGCAGGCGCCGCCGGCTGCCCGCCCGGCCTGGGTGATCCCGGCTCTGGCCTGCGGCGCGGTCACGCTGGGTCTCGGCTTCGTCGTGCTGGCCTTCCCGCATCCTGCGCCGAGCCTGGCGCGCGAAGCCGTCACCGCTCTCGGCGCGACCGGGCTCGGCAACCCGGTCACGGCCGTGCTGCTCGCCTATCGCGCGATCGACACCCTGCTGGAGAAGATCGTCCTGATCGTCGCGCTGATCGGGGTCTGGTCCCTGACGGCCGATGACGCCTGGGGTGGGGCCTCGCATCTGCGCCCCGCCATCGTACCGGAGCCGCTCGTCTTCCTCGCCCGCGCGCTGCCGCCTTTCGGCGTGCTGATCGCGGTCTATCAGGTCTGGGTCGGGGCCGACGCACCCGGCGGGACCTTCCAGGCCGGCACCATCCTGGCCGCGATGTGGCTGCTCGTCATGCTGGCAGGCCTGCGGCCTGCGCCCGAGACACGGCAGGCCGCGCTGCGGATGATCCTGGCGGCGGGGCCAGCGCTCTTCATTCTCGTCGGCTTCGCGGGTGTCGCCATTGCCAGCGGCTTCCTGTCCTATCCCGAAGCCATCGCCAAACCTCTGATCGTCGCGATCGAGGTCGCGCTGACGCTCTCGGTCGCCGGCACGCTCGCCCTGCTCGTCGCCGGCCCTCCCGACAGGGCGCCCTCGCCATGAGCGCGATCGCCCTCACCTCCGCCTCGCTGTTTGGCCTGTGCGGTGCCGCGCTTGTCGGCATCGGCCTGTTCTGCATCGTCACGCATCCGGAGCTGCTGCGCCGGCTTGTCGGCTTCAACATTCTAGGCGCCGGCATCTTCCTGGTCTTCGGGGCGGTCTCGCGCCGCGGGGCGGCGATGGGCCTAAGCGGCGATCCCGTGCCGCAGGCCATGGTGATCACCGGCATCGTCGTCGCCTTCGCCGCGACCGCGCTCGCGATCGCGCTGCTGCGACGGCTGGCCTCGCTGACGGGCCGGGATACGCTCGAGGCTCCGTCGCCCGAGACTCTGCCAACGCCGCCGCGGAGCGAAGCGTGACCGCGCTCCCGGGCGCGGCGCCCCTCTACGCCGCGACGCCGGGCGGCCTGCTGCTGGTGCTCGCCGTCATGCTGCCCGCCGCCGCCGTGCTGGCGATGCTGGTGCTCGGGCCCCGCCATGCGCGCCGGGTCGCGCTTACGACGATGGCGCTGGGCCTTGTCGTCGCGCTCGCCATCGGCGTCGAGCTCATGCGCAGCGGCGCGGCACTGATCTACATCGTCGGCAACTGGCAGCCGCCGCTCGGCATCGCGCTACGCGCCGACGGCCTCTCGGCGATGATGCTGGCGGTGACGGCCGCGGTCATGACGGGGACGGGCCTGTTCGCCCGCGAATTGTTTGGGCTCGACGCGACGAGTTGCGACGGGCGGCTGGCGACGAGCTTCTGGATGCTGCTGATGGGGCTGTGGAGCGGGCTTTGCCTCGTCTTCCTGTCGCAGGACCTGTTCAACCTCTATGTGGCGCTCGAACTGCTGACCTTTGCGGCCGTGCCGCTGGTCTGCCTCGACGGACGCGGCGAGACGGTGGCAGCGGCGCTGCGCTACCTGATGTTCGCGCTACTCGGCTCGCTGCTCTATCTGCTCGGCGCAGGCCTGCTCTACGGCGCCTACGGCACGCTCGACATCCGGCTGATCGCCAGCGCGAGCCAGCATGGCCCGGCGATCCATGTCGCGCTGGCGCTGATGATCCCGGGGCTGCTGGCCAAGGCCGCGCTGTTTCCGCTGCATCTGTGGCTGCCGCCGGCCCATGCCGGGGCCCCCGCCGCGGCGAGTGCCGTGCTGTCGGCGCTGGTGATCAAGGCGCCGGTCTTCCTGATCCTGCGGCTCGTGCTCGACATCGCGCCACCGGAGGCCGCCGCGATCGCAGGGCAGGTGCTGGCCGTGCTGGGAGCGGCCTCGATCCTGCTCTGCAGCATCATGGCGCTGCGGCAGGAGCGGCTGAAGCTGATGATCGCCTATTCGACGGTGGCGCAGATCGGCTATCTCTTCATCGTCTTCCCGCTCGCGACGGGCGGTGACGGAACCCCGCCCTGGGGCACGATCGCCTGGACGGGCGGGGCGCTCCAACTGACCTCGCATGCGCTCGCCAAGGCCGCGATGTTCATGGCGGCCGGCATCGTCGCAGAAGCGATCGGGCATGACCGCATCCGCGATCTCGGCGGCTTCGGCCGCGTGCTCCCGCTCAGCGCCGCGACCTTCGGGCTCGCCGGGCTGTCGCTGATGGGCATCCCGCCGAGCGGCGGCTTCATCGCGAAATGCCTGCTGCTGACGGCGGCTGCCGTCGGCGGCCATCTCTGGCTCGCCCTGACGATCCTGGCCGGCGGGCTGCTGGCCGGGGCTTACGTCTTCCGCGTCATGGACCGGGCGCTGGCGACGCCGGCCGAGCCGCTGGTGCTGCGCAAGCCGATTCCGCTGCGCCTCGAGCTGATCCCGCTGGTGCTGGCGATCCTGGCCGTGGCAATCGGCTTCCTGCCGCTCGAACCCTTCGGCCTGCTGCAGATCGGCCGCCCCGACGCCGCCCTGGCGGTCTCGCCATGAGTGCCGCCGGTCTTCTCCTCGCAGCTTGCCTGCTGGTGCCGCTGGCGATGGCGGCCTCCAACCTCTCGCCCCGGTTCCGGGCCCGGGCGCCGTCGCTGCTCTGGCTCGCGCCGGTTCCGGCGATGCTGGCGGCCTGGCTGCTGCCGGCCGGCGCCTCGGCCTCCTTCCCGGTGCCGTTCCGGATGACGCTGGCGCTCGACCAGCCCGGCGCGATCCTGCTCGGCGGCGCGGCGCTGCTGTGGAGCGCGGCCGGAGCCTTCGCCGCCTCCTATATGCGCGGCAAGCCGGGGCTGACGGGCTTTTGCGTCTGGTGGCTCCTGACGCTGGCGGGCAGCCTCGGCGTTCTGATCGTCGCCGATATCGCGAGCTTCTACCTGCTGTTCACCCTGGCGAGCCTCTCGGCCTACGGCCTCGTCGCCCATGAGCAGACCGCCGGGGCGAAGCGGGCCGGCGTCGTCTACATGGTGCTGGCGCTGCTCGGCGAGGCCTTCCTGCTCTTCGCCTTCGTGATGCTGGCAGCCGGCAACCCGGATCCGAACCCGCTGATCCGCGACGCGGTGGCGAACCTGCCCGCTTCGCCGATGCGGGACGGCATCGTCGCGCTGGTGATCCTCGGTTTCGCGCTGAAGATGGGGCTCATCCCGCTGCATGTCTGGCTGCCGCTGGCGCATCCGGCGGCGCCGATGCCGGCCTCCGCCGTGCTCAGCGGGGTGCTGGTGAAGGCGGGCGTGATCGGGTTGATCCGCTTCCTGCCCTTCGAGACCGCGCTTCCCGCCTGGGGCACGCTGCTCGCGACGGCGGGAATCCTGACCGCCTATGGCGGCGTCGCGCTCGGCGTGGCGCAGCGGCGGCCGAAGACGATCCTGGCCTATTCCACGGTCAGCCAGATGGGCCTCGTCGCCGCGATCATCGGCGCAGGCCTGGCTGCGGGCGATCCGGCGGCGCCCGGGCTCGCGGCCTATTACGGGATGCATCACACGCTGGTCAAAGGCGGGCTGTTCCTCGCGGTCGGCGTCGCCTTCGCCTCGGGCGGGCGGCGGTTGCGGCCGGTTCTGCTGCTGACCGGCCTGCTCGCGCTCAGCCTCGCCGGACTGCCCCTGACCAGCGGTGCGCTGGCCAAGCTCGCGGTCAAGCCGATGCTGGGCTATGGCGCCCTCAGCGTCGCCGCCTCGCTCGCCGCCGCCGGCAGTACGATGCTGATGCTGCATTTCCTCGCCGTGATGGCGGGCGAGACGGCGGAAAATCCCGAGTCCCGCGCGCCGCAAGGCGAGGCTGCTCCCTTCCTCGCCGTGGCGGCGGCATCGCTCGTCATTCCGTGGTGGCTCTATCCCGCCCTCTCGGGAGACGCGCTCGCGAGCGCCTGGGAGATCGGCTCGCTTTGGAAGCTGGTCTGGCCGATGCTGCTCGGTTTGGCGGTCTTCGCCCTGACGCGGCGGTTCGAGCGGCTGGCCGGCATGGTTCCGGAGGGCGACGTCCTCGTCCTGGCGGAACGGCAGGCCCCGCGCTTCGCTCGCCTGCCCGCGGCGATCGAGCGGCTGGACGGCGCCCTGCGACTCTGGCCCATGGCCGGGCTCGTTCTCATCGGCCTCGTGATCCTGCTTGGCGGACGCTTCCTGCTGCCTGCATAAAGCGAGGCCAGCGCCGGCGCTCCCGGCGGCGGCAGCTTCCCGATCTCACATCCCTGGACGACCCGCCGTGAACGCCATCGAAAGCACAACCCTCGTCGTCGCGGTGACGGTCGCGCTGTTCGCCTGGAATCGGCTGCCGGTGGTGGTGGTCGCCATCGGCGCGGCGCTGTCGCTCTGGGCGCTCGGCGTCGTCACGCTGGAACAGGCGCTGGCCGGGTTCGGCGACCGCGCCGTGATGTTCGTCGCGAGCCTGTTCATCGTCAGCGCCGCGCTGGAGAAGACCGGCGTCACCGCCTGGGCGGGGCAGATCCTGACCGCGCGCGCCGGCGAGAGCCGTTCGCGCCTGCTCGTCATCATCATGGCGGCGGCGGGCTGTCTGACCGCGCTGATCAGCGGTGGCGGTGCGGTCGCCGCCCTCATGCCCGTCGTGGTAATGGCGGCGATCCGGCTGCGGCAATCGCCGTCGCTGCTCCTGATGCCGCTGGCCTTCTCCGCCCATGCCGGCGCCAACATCTTCCTGACCGGCGCGCCCAAGAACATCCTCGTCTCGGAGGCGCTGGAGGATTCCGGCCTGCCAGGCGTCGCCTTCGCCGAATTCGCGCTGGTCGGCGTGCCTCTGCTGGCCGGGACAATGCTGATCCTGCTGCTCCTCGGCAAACGCCTTCTCCCCGCGCAGGGCAACGCCCGGCTGCCCGCCGATTTCAGCCGTCACGCCCAGACGCTGGTCGAGCATTACGGGCTGACCGACGGCTTCTTCCATCTGCGCGTGCGGGCGACCTCGAACCTGATCGGGATCGCCCCTGCCACGCTCGACCTGACGCAGGCACAGGGCCGGATCGAACTCGTCACCGTCCAGGCCGGCCGGTCTGGCATCGCACGCGGGACCGATCCGATCTGCGAGGGCGACTACTTGCTGGTCAAGGGCGAGGCCGACGCGGCGGCGCGGCTCTGTGCCGCCCGGCATCTCGCGCCGCGCGACGAGGCCGATGACGGCGACGCGGCCGACGCGCTGCTGAACCGCAGCACGGGCCTCGCCGAGGTCGTGATCCCGCCGCGCTCGGCCTTCATCGGTCGGGCCGTCCATCCCGGCATGACCACGGAGGGGGGCGACCTGATCGTGCTCGCGGTCCAGCGCGGTGGCGTCGATCTCGACCCGGCGGACCCGGTTCTGCAGGCGGGCGACACCGTCCTGCTCAAGGGAAGCTGGAAGGCGCTCGATCTCAGGCTCGCCGATGCCGATGTGCTGGTCGTCAATTCGCCCGACCTCGTCCGGCGCCAGGCCGTGCCGATGGGCGCAGGCGCGGGGATGGCAATCGCGGCGCTCGCCGCCCTCGTCATCCTGCTCGCGACCGGCATCGTGCCGCCGTCGGTGGCGGCGCTTCTCTGCGCGCTGGCGCTGATCGGCGCCGGCATCGTCTCGGTCGAGGAATCCTATCGCGCGATCCACTGGACGACGATCATCCTGATCGGCGCGATGATGCCGCTCTCGGTCGCGATGGTGCAGTCGGGCACGGCCGATCTCGCCGCGCGCCATCTCGTCGCGCTGACCGGCGGTGGCGGACCGATCGTCTTCCTCGCGGGACTGTTCCTGCTGACCGCCTGCCTCGGCCAGATCATGAGCAACACGGCCACGACCATGATCGTGATCCCGATCGCGATGGCAGCAGCGACCAGCATGGGCGTCTCGCCGCGGCCGATCCTGATGAGCCTGTGCATCGCAGGCTCTGCCTCCTTCATGACGCCGATCGCGACCTCGACCAACCTGATGGTGATGGGCCCGGGCGGATACGCCTTCGGCGACTACTGGAAGCTCGGCCTGCCGCTGATGATCTGGTTCTTCGTGATGGCGGTGTTCTACGTTCCGCTGATCTGGCGGTTCTGAGGTCCGTCTCCCCCCAGCCCTCATCCTGAGGAGCCGCGAAGCGGCGTCTCGAAGGATGAGGGCTGAGGGGAGGTCGCTTCCTTCATTCCGGCTTCTTCTCCGCTGCGGCCGCGCCCATCGGCGGCCCCAGCCGTTCGTCGATGCGGGCGAGCAGATAAGGGTAGAACGGGTTCGACGACATCCGCAGCAGCGCGTCGAGATTGACGATCAGCGTGCCGCGTTCGCCGCGCGCCGCGACCGAGCCCAGCTCGATGCCGAAATCATCCTTGGGATCGGGCGTCATGCCATAGAGTCCGTCCGTCAGCGGAAACGGCAGCGCGACATGCGAGAGCGAGAACACGTCACGCGGATAGGACAGGCCGAGCGCCCGCTCGGTCTCCTCGGTCGCTCCAGCCTCCGTCACGCGCTCGACGACCTCGCTCGAATCCGGCCCCGCATTGGTGATGATCGAGAGCCGGAAAGGGCGCGGCGCCGGCGGCAGCATGCGGGCGAGCAGCGTGTCCGCTGATGTATTGAGCAGCGGTCCGAACTTGGCGCTGCGGTTGAGATCAAACAGCACAAGCTCGCTGCCATTGGCCGGCAGATGGGCATAGAGCGAGGTGATGATCGCCCGCGTCGAGACGGTGAAGTCCATCACCGACTGGAAGGTGATCAGCGGCGGCAGGTCCTTGAGCGGCCCGGCCCGCGCCTGCTTCAGGATCTTCTGCTGGAGCGCCGCGGTCAGGAGATGCGACTGGCGCGCCCCGTTGACCGGGAAGGAGTTGTACTTGAACGGGTTGAACTCGGGCAGGACGCTGAGCCAGGCCGCCTTGGCGAAGGCGGGCAGGATCGCCGGCAGCGCGGCCAACCCCGCGAAGCGCGCGAAGGCGGTGATGCCGACCATCGGCGAGATCAAGACGATGCGGTCGACCCGCGCCAGCTTCGCGTCATCCAGCCCCTCCAGCGCATACATCAGCGCGAGCGCACCGCCATTCGAGAAGCCGACCAGATGCAGCGGCGCGGAGGGGCCGGCGAGGCGGCGTGCCTCGCGGACGGCGAGCCTCGTCGCGGCGAGCCAGTCCTCCCAATCGATTTCGGTCAGCGCGGCCGGCACGGTGCCATGGCCAGGCAGGCGCACCGCAACGGCTGCGAAGCCGCGCTCGCGATACTGCCGCGCGATATGGCGCAGGCTGTAGGGCGAATCGGTCAACCCGTGCAGGAAGATGGCGGCGCCCTTGGGCGGCCCCTCCGGCTGCAGCACATAGGAGCGGTTCCAGTCCTGCGCGAAGCGCCCGGGATAGATCGGGCTGCCGTCGAAATAGCGGTTCACGGGGACGCGCTCTTCGGGGCTGAGCTTCTGCGTCACCTCGGCCCGGATGTCCGCGAAGGCCTCGCTCTCGGCCTTGAGATAATCCTGCCAACTGCCTCGATCGAGTTCGGCGATCGACAGTTCCTTCGGGATATGGGTGTGCCAGGGCTCGAGCGGCGCGCCGCGCTGGGTGTCGTAGATGCGCAGGCCGAGCAGCGACACGGACGCGATCACGACGACGATGGCCGTGCGCTTCAAGGCCTTCAGAAGAAAAACCCGCATCTCGTCTCGTCCTGTCCCCGGGCGGCGGCGCCGGGCCCGCGCACCCGTTATGTCGGCCCGTGCCCTTCCGCGAGAGTGCGCCCCGTCCCAAAATCGGCCCGAGCGTCCCCATCTTCGCGTGTTGTACACGAGGCGACGGCAAGGCGAGAGGCCCGGCCCCTCGCCTGCGCGCATCTTTGCCGTCTTCCCCGACATGGCGCGGGGCCGGACATCTCAGTCGGCGGCGTCGAGGCTGCCGTAATGCGCCGCCAGGGCCTCGATCTCGTCGCGGGAGAGCCTTGCGGCAATCGCCTGCATCACAACGTTGTCGCGTTGCCGCTCCTTGTAGGACAGCATCAGCGCGATGAACTGGTCGGGCGGCAGACCGGTGATTGCCGGAATGCCGCCCTGCCTGGCTCCGCTGGCGCGATGGCAGGTGGCGCATTCGGCCGAGAGATGCTGCCCCCATTCCCGGTCGGCACCGGCGGCCGCCTGCGTCATTGCCATGAGCGCCGGCGACACGGTCATGATCGCCAGAAGCGCAGGCACCAACGGGCGAAGGGAGATGGAGCGTGCCACTAGCGCCGGATTCCCGGCGTCTCCACGGGCAGGCCCCGCGCCCGTCCGGCGAGATAGAGTTCGAGTGCCAGATATTCAGGCGCGCCGTAGTCGAACTGCGTCGCGCGCACACCGAGCGAGCAGGCGCGCAGGCGCCGGTGCAGCGAGCCGACATCGTTCCACTCCAGCCGATAGGCCGGGTAGCCCGTGCCGGCGCCGTGGCTGATCGTGTCGCCGCGCAGCTTCTGGCCGACGAGTCCGTCATGGCATTGCCGGCAGGACAGGTTGAGCTGGCCTTGCCGGCGTTCGAAGAAGGCCCGGCCCGCCTCGAAGAAGGGTTTTGCCGCACCATCCGTTCTGACATCGAGCGGGAGGCCGCGCGCAAGCGAAGCGACATAGGCCGTCAGCGAGAGAAGCTCCGCCGTCTCGTATCCGAAAGCCGGCTGTCCCTGCCGCTCGACACGGCATTGCTCGATGCGGCCCTCCAGGTTGAGCAGCCTGCCGGAGGCCGCATCGACCTGCGGGTAGCGCGTCGCCGCGCCGCGCAGGCTCTGTTGCGGCTCGGCATGGCAGCCGCTGCAGGCCGCCCCGTCCGGAGAGGGCTTGCGGCTGAACAGGTCGCGGCCCTGCTCGACCCAGAAAAAGGCAGGGTTTCGCGTCTCGTCAGCCTGCTGCCGGCGCATCTCGGGAGATAGGAATTCCGTGCCCGACCTGATCTCCGACGAGGCAGGCGCAGCCGCGAGCGCCGCCCATGCCAGCGCGGCCACCCATCGATGCGGACGCCTGCGCCCGCTCACGTCACGGTCAGCCTTGCGGTCCGCGTATAGGTCGCCCCGCCATCCTCACGCCATTCGAAGACGATGTCGCCGGTCGCGACCGCCCGCGTCGTGAAGGAAACGAAGGGATTCGCGGAGACGCCGGTATGCATGTCGAAGCGGAAGATCGGCTCGCCGGCATAGGTTGCGGTGAGCCGGTTCAGGATCTTGCGCGG contains:
- a CDS encoding metallophosphoesterase, translated to MLPLRPAGLSGPRPQRADAMLIEPRDGDAEDDASSTKTHSLIAIAGTLLGEINLPKLALAWVILALVPGILLGLAPLVVTAWFGNVSGRIMALAGIGPLLVLVAVAAFGWFGLRPLFRAAERSFWSLNSLAVQPGYVLAREGLRHLAERFLPAGASEDSRARLRALTAFAAGLGAALVAGGIAAAVWPATRWSGEVADIAHPLRLLVPALANTVSVMSAYLALASLVWGIADATMDQPRDLAGFDGAQSSDRQWRVAHLSDIHVVGERYGFRIESGRAGPRGNGRLHLVLERLAAIHAAEPLDAVLVTGDMTDAGRSAEWAEFLDALARHPELAARTLILPGNHDVNIVDRANPARLELPTSPGKRLRQMRTLSAMEAVQGGRVHVVDKNAGAIGRTLSERLEPHRRAIAAFADSGGLRLSLGLSAIWEEVFPMVLPPAEPDGLGVVLLNSNAETHFSFTNALGLVAEEDLRAMLAALSQYPAARWIIALHHHPVEYPQQAKAFSERIGTALINGSRFVRQLAPHARRLVAMHGHRHIDWIGRCGALRIVSAPSPVMEATNDEPTAFYIHRLGAAPDGGLALLAPERIELVPPSNPSLRGGGVASQFSISQ
- a CDS encoding Na+/H+ antiporter subunit E; protein product: MNALPAPRLRPSPPILLGRGLGFFALWLALIGTAPADWPFGLVAAAAATWASTELWPADGGLSFSGLARFVLRFLPQAVIAGTDIARRAMAPRITLKPGLVGYRATLRPGLAQGAMCAVMSLQPGKLPVSCQASGDMLIHCLDTGAPVTAELAADEAAFLRILQGGRDHG
- a CDS encoding monovalent cation/H+ antiporter complex subunit F; its protein translation is MAESLTATALLVLLASAAGLVAVLRSRIAIEKMMAVQLLGTGGAATLLLLGSASAEPALADVALLLVLLSAFSCAAFTLGENEPSEVPTEPDEPS
- a CDS encoding monovalent cation/H(+) antiporter subunit G, whose protein sequence is MISFADGFTLVFVAAGALLFLAGTLGLLRFPDTLSRLHALSKADNLGLGLIVIGLLPQAQSVAGGVKLVCIWLLAQLSAATASQLIAGIAARRKPEA
- a CDS encoding hydrogenase subunit MbhD domain-containing protein produces the protein MSLVFDLALAAGLIALSLHIVLSRDGRGAIVAFIAFGLLLGIGWARLAAVDVALTEAAIGGGLTGMLLLKAHAHIAGRASQAPPAARPAWVIPALACGAVTLGLGFVVLAFPHPAPSLAREAVTALGATGLGNPVTAVLLAYRAIDTLLEKIVLIVALIGVWSLTADDAWGGASHLRPAIVPEPLVFLARALPPFGVLIAVYQVWVGADAPGGTFQAGTILAAMWLLVMLAGLRPAPETRQAALRMILAAGPALFILVGFAGVAIASGFLSYPEAIAKPLIVAIEVALTLSVAGTLALLVAGPPDRAPSP
- a CDS encoding NADH-quinone oxidoreductase subunit K, which encodes MSAIALTSASLFGLCGAALVGIGLFCIVTHPELLRRLVGFNILGAGIFLVFGAVSRRGAAMGLSGDPVPQAMVITGIVVAFAATALAIALLRRLASLTGRDTLEAPSPETLPTPPRSEA
- a CDS encoding proton-conducting transporter membrane subunit, which produces MTALPGAAPLYAATPGGLLLVLAVMLPAAAVLAMLVLGPRHARRVALTTMALGLVVALAIGVELMRSGAALIYIVGNWQPPLGIALRADGLSAMMLAVTAAVMTGTGLFARELFGLDATSCDGRLATSFWMLLMGLWSGLCLVFLSQDLFNLYVALELLTFAAVPLVCLDGRGETVAAALRYLMFALLGSLLYLLGAGLLYGAYGTLDIRLIASASQHGPAIHVALALMIPGLLAKAALFPLHLWLPPAHAGAPAAASAVLSALVIKAPVFLILRLVLDIAPPEAAAIAGQVLAVLGAASILLCSIMALRQERLKLMIAYSTVAQIGYLFIVFPLATGGDGTPPWGTIAWTGGALQLTSHALAKAAMFMAAGIVAEAIGHDRIRDLGGFGRVLPLSAATFGLAGLSLMGIPPSGGFIAKCLLLTAAAVGGHLWLALTILAGGLLAGAYVFRVMDRALATPAEPLVLRKPIPLRLELIPLVLAILAVAIGFLPLEPFGLLQIGRPDAALAVSP
- a CDS encoding proton-conducting transporter membrane subunit, which encodes MSAAGLLLAACLLVPLAMAASNLSPRFRARAPSLLWLAPVPAMLAAWLLPAGASASFPVPFRMTLALDQPGAILLGGAALLWSAAGAFAASYMRGKPGLTGFCVWWLLTLAGSLGVLIVADIASFYLLFTLASLSAYGLVAHEQTAGAKRAGVVYMVLALLGEAFLLFAFVMLAAGNPDPNPLIRDAVANLPASPMRDGIVALVILGFALKMGLIPLHVWLPLAHPAAPMPASAVLSGVLVKAGVIGLIRFLPFETALPAWGTLLATAGILTAYGGVALGVAQRRPKTILAYSTVSQMGLVAAIIGAGLAAGDPAAPGLAAYYGMHHTLVKGGLFLAVGVAFASGGRRLRPVLLLTGLLALSLAGLPLTSGALAKLAVKPMLGYGALSVAASLAAAGSTMLMLHFLAVMAGETAENPESRAPQGEAAPFLAVAAASLVIPWWLYPALSGDALASAWEIGSLWKLVWPMLLGLAVFALTRRFERLAGMVPEGDVLVLAERQAPRFARLPAAIERLDGALRLWPMAGLVLIGLVILLGGRFLLPA